In Drosophila innubila isolate TH190305 chromosome 2R unlocalized genomic scaffold, UK_Dinn_1.0 1_C_2R, whole genome shotgun sequence, the following are encoded in one genomic region:
- the LOC117785697 gene encoding putative gustatory receptor 28a, protein MHIMLLIYICITRLVKRRFSMINEILQDILDAYKAHNTVLEISSMHTVVNVTSIVRQVPENAIKHVSTIQNLLCDVCQTIDEYLSYNLLIVITVLGCNTVFEYYSLKSAKTFDITEFNFFIIEVAFSILLIFLVVEVGSSTISKISTTTDIVPKILNITDDLEVRDRLFRLSTQLTLRKVRFTISELFKLDRSLLVAIIGSVAYFIYKIDSQVLN, encoded by the exons ATGCACATAATGCTATTGATATACATCTGCATAACACGCTTGGTGAAGAGGCGATTCAGCATGATCAACGAG ATTCTCCAGGACATTCTAGATGCCTATAAAGCGCATAACACCGTCTTGGAGATATCGTCAATGCATACGGTGGTTAATGTTACCTCGATCGTACGCCAGGTTCCTGAGAATGCCATTAAACATGTATCCACCATACAAAATCTCTTATGCGATGTTTGCCAAACTATCGACGAGTATCTCAGCTATAATTTGTTGATTGTTATAACTGTATTGGGTTGCAATACCGTGTTTGAATACTATTCTTTAAAATCGGCTAAGACATTTGATATTactgagtttaatttttttataattgaagtTGCGTTCTCAATTCTGCTCATATTTCTTGTTGTGGAGGTTGGAAGTAGTACTATTAGTAAAATCAGTACTACCACCGATATTGTCCCAAAGATTCTTAATATAACCGATGATCTGGAAGTAAGGGATCGCCTGTTCCGTCTATCCACACAGTTGACTCTTCGGAAAGTCAGATTCACTATCTCAGAACTGTTTAAATTGGATCGTAGTCTTTTAGTAGCG ATAATTGGCAGTGTCgcctattttatttataaaatcgaTTCTCAggttttaaattag